Genomic DNA from Selenomonas sp. oral taxon 126:
AGGATCTACAGGCATACGGGATTTCATCATTCCAATCCAACGCCATGAAATCCGACAATCCGCACTCAGGCATCTATGAGACGGAGACGGCGCGGACGATTGACCGGGGCGGAGGGAATCCTGCGTGCTGTCAGGGTGGTGTTGCCGTTGTCTCCATCCAAGGTTCGATGATCGGACGGCAGGAGAAGAACGGTCCGCAGGGAAGCGGCATCGCAGAGAATGTGAGCTTTACGCTCAATACCGCTGACCGTCATGCCGTCTATGCCATGACCACGGGCTGCCACTCTCATTTTGCAAAGGAGAAATGCCCGACGCTCATGGCGCGGGATTATAAAGACCCGATGGTCGTCAATCAACCCGTCTATGCCGTACGTCGGCTGACACCGACCGAGTGCGGACGCTTACAGGGCTTTCCCGACGGATGGTGCGCGGGACTTGAAACGGAGGAACCCACCGAGGAAGAGATGGCGTTCTGGCGCGCGGTCTTTGAGATGCACCGAGAAATCACAGGCGGCAAGAAGCCCAAGACCGATGCTCAGATTCGTAGATGGCTCGGGAATCCGCACTCGGATGCGGCAGAGTACAAGATGTGGGGCAACGGTGTCGCACTTCCCTGTGTGTTCTATGTACTTACGGGAATTGCACATTTCGGTGATTTTGTGTATACAGCACAATCCGCTTGCTAATTACTCCGACCAGAGGCATGTATGTAGTGACCAAAGTTCATAAAGGAGGAAACCACCATGAAGGTCAATTACAACATCCAAAAGGAAGAGCGCAAGGCGATGGTCGGGATCATCAGCAAGGTGCTCGGCGAAAAGCCCGTCTATTGCGGCGCACCGACATTTTCCTACAAGATCGGAGCATTCGAGATCACGAAGGACGGCAGCCTTTGCTTCGACGATGTCACCGACGAAGCGACCGTTGAGCGTGTGCGCACGGCACTGCGCGAGGAGGGCTTCATGTCCGAGGATTGGGAGAACGAGACTTCCTGCGCGGCCACAGGGGCAGACGCGCCGAGCCGAACGGAAGCGGCAGATGATGAACCGACACCGACAGAAACGGTGGTAGAAGAACCTGCTCCAATGGAGGCGGTGATGGCAGAACCCGACGAGGACAGCCTTTCGATCAGTCTCCCACGCAGTCTTTTCACGGAGACATCACTGCAGAATCTCGATGCACTCCTTCGGAGCAAGGGGCGGCTCATCCGGCACGCCTTTGACATTCGCGAGGCGACCTACACGCTGACCGATGACCGCATCACCTTTGCATGGCTGCACGGCTCGATCACCGACGAGACGGCAAAGGCGTATGCCGAGTTCATCAGCAAGCTCTGCCTGATGGCGCGGACGCAGAAGCGCGTCACGGCGAAGGAGAAAATTGTGGACAACGAAAAGTACGCTTTCCGCTGCTTCCTCCTGCGCCTTGGCATGATCGGTAGCGCCTACAAGGAGAGCCGTAAGATCCTCATGCAGAACCTCACGGGCAGCAGCGCGTTTAAGAGCGGACATCGGAAAGGAGATGAGCGTCATGCGGTTTCCGAGTAAGGAGCAGATCGCCGCACTTCGAGAGCGATACCCACGCGGGACTCGGGTGGAACTCCTCGGAATGGACGATCCGCAAGCACCACCCAAAGGGACGATGGGCGAGATTCTGCGCGTTGACGATGCGGGACAGCTTCTCGTCCGATGGGAGACAGGCTCCTCGCTCAGTTTGATCCCCGGCGTGGACTCCTTCCGCATTATGCAGAAAGGGGGCAGATCATGAACGAGAAGGTTTTCGCACAGATCATGGATATCCGCGATTCGGGGCGGGTGAATATGTTCGACATTCCCGCTGTTCAGAGGATGGCGTTTAAGATGGAATTCTACGAACTCATCTGCTTCATCGAGAGAGATCGCGCCGCATATATTCGCTTTATCCTCACGGGCGAAGAGTAAGTTTTACAGCTTCTTGCACAGCCTTTCGGGGCTGTGTTTCTCTCGAAAAATAAGTGTAGTTTATCCGAAATATGACTTGCTATATCCTGCGTTTAGAGTGATATATACACATGACGAAGGGAACAACCTACACACAGAAAGCGAGGAACACAAAATGAAAAACGCAGAAGCAAGATGGCCGAAGACCACCACGATGGAGCACCTCGATGAGATGCGGTTCGGGACGAGCGGCGCGATCCTTCGCTACGGCGAACAGATCCTTGTCGTCGGGATGGAGTGTTGGGGCTTCCACGCAGCCATCTACGAGATGGTCGAAACGCCGGAGGAGACGGGATTCGCGGACATCGAATGCCGCCTGAACCTTGTCGAAGCCGCCAAGGAGCTTTTCGAGGACGGCGGACACGCGATGGCTTGGTGCATGAAGCGCATCTAAGCCGCTCCAAGAGGAAAAACAGCCCTTCGGGGCTGCTTCTCGTTGCACCGTATGATACGCCGTAAAAAATCTGCAAAATGTCAAGTATACTCCGCTATTCGCTTGCTATATGTGGCTTTTAGAGCCATGTATATACACAAGGAAAGCCCATAGGACAGCGAAGAAAGGGGAGCTTCCAAATGAAAGCGGAAACGGCACGGCAGATCGCAGACATGAAAAGGCAGACCATCGGGGTGGAAGTCGAGATGTACGGCATTACCCGCAGGGACGCCGCAGGCATTGCGGCAGACTTCTTCGGCACGGGACGCTTTGCGGACACAGCGCACAGAAACGGATACTGCACATGGAGCGCATGGGACGCCAAGGGGCGCGAGTGGAAATTCCAACGCGACGTCAGCATCGACGCCGCCGGCAGCGCGGAGCAGACCGAACTGGTCACGCCCATCCTCCGCTACGAAGACATCGAGCGCCTGCAGGAACTTTTGCGCAGACTGCGCCGCGCAGGAGCAAAGAGCAACCCCGCCCATATGTGCGGCGTACACATCCACATCGGCAAGGGCGACCATACGGCGAAAACCCTCCGCAACCTCGCCAATTTGATGGCAAGCCACGAAAGTCTCCTGATCGCCGCGATGCGCATCGACCAAAGCCGCATCGGACGCTACTGCAGGACGGTGGATCGCAACTTCCTCGACCGTCTCAACAGGGAAAAGCCACAGACGATGGAAGAACTTGCGGACATCTGGTACGAAGGGAATTGTGCTGCACATGGCAGAGGACATCACTACAACGGCTCACGCTACCATTGCCTCAATCTCCACGCTACCTTTACGAAAGGCACCATCGAATTCCGTCTCTTCCAATTCGCCAATCCCACGGCAGAGCGCAAGGGCGGCATCCACGCGGGGGAAATCAAGAGTTACATCCAGCTTTGCCTTGCCCTTTCCGAAATGGCAAAGACAGTAAGGACGGCAAGCCCCAAAGAACCACAGCGGGAGAACCCGAAATTCGCAATGCGGACATGGCTGATGCGCCTCGGCTTCATCGGCGGCGAATTCGCCACGGCGCGGGACATCCTCACGAGGAACCTTGCAGGCGACGCAGCTTTCCGCTTCGGCAGGAGCATCCCTTCGGCATAAGTGCCAAAGACCCGACATTGCCCGCCTTCTGGCGGGCTTGAAGCGGTAGAAGGAATGTTCCTTCGGAAGCGGAAAGGATGATGAAGATGAAAACGAAGATTTACATCGCTTACGGCTCGAACATGGACGAGCGGCAGATGGCGTTTCGCTGCCCGGAGGCGGAGCTTCTGGGGACGGGACTCCTCGAAGGCTGGCGGCTCATGTTCAAGGGGAGCAAAACGGGAGCGTATGCGACCATCGAGAAAGAGAAAGGGCTGACCGTCCCGATTCTGCTCTGGCGTATTTCGGAAAAGGACGAGGAACGGCTTGACCGCTACGAGGGATTTCCCTCCTTCTACTACAAGCGGACAATCCAAGCCACTCGCACGGGAGCGAACGACGAGGATCTGGGAAAAACTCGCGGCATGGTCTACATCATGCACGAGGAGCGGAAACTTGGTGTGCCGTCCATTCACTACCTTGAGGTTCTTGCCAAAGCTTATGAGAAATTCGGTTTTGACGAGGAGATTTTGGGTGAGGCATACGATTACAGCGACCGAGAGCCGGAGAAAGTGCCGCCGGAATCCCTTCCCTGCCTTTGGTAAAGTATACAGTCTGAATCGCTTGCTATATCCCGGAAAGTACGGGAATATGTGACTACCGAAAGGGAAAACCACAGAGCAAGCGAGGAGGAATTCACCATGTGGAGCAAAGGAAAGAAAAAAGTTTACACAAAACGATTGACAATATCTTCTAGCATAGGTAGTATTGTATTAAAACTTAAGAAAGGAAATTTTGTGGTGATCTCCTCAAGATTAACTCTTGACAGGAGGTTGCTTCATAATAGGTGTGCGTAATGAACAAAAAATTGCTAAAGAAACAGAATCCGAAGATTTACATCGTAACCAATGAAGGTGAGCTGAAAGCTGTATTTCTAGAAAAGGAAGAAGCTGACGAATATGCCGAATCTCAATTTGATAAGGCTATAGAGGATGCTGCAAAAGAGTACGGCTATGACTTAGATTCAGAGTCTGGTTTCGATAAAGCATCATATCAAGCTGGATATGATGGAGGGCCTTGGGAAGTAACGCATATTCGATACAATAAAATTAAGGAAGATGGTGATATTGAATGCGAAGATTGTACTGTACCTGCTAATGAAGTTTTAGATATGCTTAAAAAATTGTAATTAAATAACTATAGTACTTTGTACCGACCCCCAAAAGTTAGGCCAAAAATCTAACGATTGGGAGGTCGGTATTTTTGATGGGATGTGATTTGCTTGCGGAAGCTGACCGATTATACACCGACAAAATTCATGGCGAAGGATTCCCGCTATGATGCCGATGCCGCCGATTATGCGGTGGGCTTCATCGAGTGTCTGTGCCATACGAAGGGAACATGGGCGGAAAAGCCGTTCGAACTCATCGACTGGCAGGAGCGCATTATTCGAGACATTTTCGGAATTTTGAAGCCGAACGGTTATCGGCAGTTCAATACGGCGTATGTGGAGATTCCCAAGAAGCAAGGAAAATCAGAGCTCGCGGCCGCTGTCGCACTGCTCCTTTGCTGCGGCGACGGTGAGGAACGTGCCGAGGTGTATGGCTGTGCTGCTGATCGTCAGCAAGCAAGCATCGTATTCGAGGTCGCAGCAGATATGGTGCGGATGTGTCCCGCACTCGGCAAGCGGGTGAAGATCCTCGCCTCCCAGAAGCGGATGGTATATCTGCCGACGAACAGCTTCTATCAGGTGCTTTCGGCAGAGGCGTACTCAAAGCACGGCTTCAATATTCACGGCGTGGTATTCGATGAGTTGCACACGCAGCCGAATCGCAAGCTCTTTGACGTTATGACGAAGGGCTCTGGTGATGCGCGTATGCAGCCGCTTTACTTCCTCATTACGACAGCGGGGACGGATACGCAGTCCATCTGCTATGAGACACACCAGAAAGCGAAGGACATTCTCGAAGGGAGAAAGATTGATTCGACCTTCTATCCTGTGATCTACGGCGCAAAGGAGGATGAGGACTGGACAGACCCGGAGGTCTGGAAGCGGTCGAATCCGTCGCTTGGCATTACGGTCGGCATCGACAAGGTACAGGCGGCTTGTGACTCCGCACGGCAGAATCCCGCCGAGGAAAACAGCTTTCGTCAGCTTCGTTTGAATCAGTGGGTGAAGCAGTCTGTTCGGTGGATGCCAATGGACAAATGGGATGCGTGCGCTATGCCTGTGGATGCCGAGTCCTTGGAGGGGCGTGTTTGCTACGGCGGTCTTGACCTTTCCTCCACGATGGATATTACGGCATTTGTCCTCGTGTTCCCTCCAACGGAGGAGGATGAGCCGTTTGCCGTGCTGCCGTACTTCTGGATTCCCGAGGAGAATATCGATCTGCGTGTACGGCGCGACCACGTTCCGTACGACGTGTGGGAGAAGCAGGACTTTCTTATGACCACCGAGGGGAATGTCGTGCATTACGGATTTATCGAGGCGTTCATTGAGAAACTGGGCGAGAAGTACAACATCCGCGAGATTGCTTTCGACCGATGGGGCGCGGTGCAGATGGTGCAGAATCTTGAAGGGATGGGCTTTGCCGTTGTTCCGTTCGGACAGGGCTTCAAGGATATGAGCCCGCCGACCAAAGAGTTGATGAAGCTGACGCTGGAAAAGAAAATAGCGCACGGCGGGCATCCCGTCATGCGCTGGATGGCAGACAACATTTTCATTCGCACCGACCCCGCGGGGAACATCAAGGCGGACAAGGAGAAGTCCACCGAGAAGATCGATGGCGTGATTGCGCTCATCATGGCTCTGGATCGTGCGATCCGCTGTGGGAACGATGCATCGGAATCGGTGTATGATGAGAGAGGAATCTTGTTGCTGTGAATCATGCTTGGCTCAGAAAAACAGCCCTTTCACTACTTCTTCGGATATGAGTATTTGTGGAGAGAAAAGATTCATTAAGAAGCATCATGTCGAAAATACGTGATGCTTCCAATGTCTTTTCCGTCTTTCTCAAACTTGCCAAAAATCCATGTTTCTGGTCGTTCCATAAACACCTTAAATACAATTAAACCGAAAAACATAGCTGAGTGTGTAATGCTCTTTCGGCATGCAATCTGATAAATAGGCTCAAAGACCGTTCCCGTCCAATCGCTTCCCGGCATCCAACCGGCGGTATGAATATCACCAGCATCAATTCTACGATTCAAATCATCTTCAATTGCCTCATAATCTGCATCAGAAAGTTTGTTGCGCCATGTATTATAGTCCTTCAGATGAGGAAGTGTTGTGACCTTTTTACCATCAAGTGATTCAAGCATAAAATCAACCTCCTAGAAAATATTTCAACAATAAGATTCCCCTAGTCCATATTCAAATGTATATGATGTCTAGGCATCTATTGGGACGATAGTTCGAATGACCTTCATTGATGCAGGTCCTGTCATTTTATAGCAGGATGCTGACGTGAAATATGTCGCTCCTGAATTCTTTGGTAGGTTTTTCTGCTTATCAACTTCATAACCAAACGGCTTTAGAATGGTTTTGATCATACGTCCTATAACGGTACGGGTGAACCCATCCGTTAGATCAATGCTCTGGCTTGATTGGGAACAAACCTCGACGTTTAGCACACAAGCAGAAAGAGCTGGCTTGCCTGCTTCGGATGCATCAATCATAGCAATTATATTCGTATCTTGCGATAAAAGATTGAATATAGAAATTGCATCTGGGTCGGTGTGAAATTTGCTGCAATTAGGGTTGTCGTGAACGAAATCATTGAATGTTGCTTTCATAACACAGTCCTTTCTGCTTGCCGAACGGATTTGATATAACTATTATAACATACATAAAAGTGGATGTCTACAAAATTAAGGAGGTTTCCATGAACCTATTCAGCAAACTTTTCCGTTCGCGGGACAAGCCTTACAATCATCTCGGTGGCTTGTCTTTTTTGTTTGGACAGACGGCAGCGGGTAAGGCGGTCAACGAGCGTACGGCAATGCAGACAACGGCGGTCTATGCCTGTGTGCGCATTCTCGCAGAATCCATCGCAGGATTGCCGCTCCATGTCTACGCCTATAAAGGGCAGGGAAAAGAGCGTGTGCCGGAGCATCCGCTGTACTTCCTGCTCCACGATGCGCCGAATCCCGAGATGACGAGTTTCGTCTTTCGTGAGACGCTTATGTCGCATCTCCTCCTCTGGGGAAATGCCTACGCACAAATTTTGCGGGATGGCAGGGGACGTGTTCTTGGCCTCTATCCGCTGCTCCCGGATAAGATGGAAGTCAGCCGCGACAGCCGCACGGGTGAACTTTACTATACTTACACGCGAAGCACAGAGGAGAATCCGAATTTTGCGGACAAGGGGCAGATTCGTTTACGACGCGAGGATGTCCTCCACATTCCGGGACTCGGCTTTGACGGTCTGGTTGGCTATTCTCCTATCGCTATGGCAAAGAATGCCATCGGCATCGCTCTGGCAACGGAAGAGTATGGCGCGGCATTCTTTAAGAACGGTGCGCGTCCGGGCGGCGTGCTTGAGCATCCGGGTGTCCTCAAAGACCCGTCGAAACTGCGAGAGAGCTGGCACGCCGTCTACGGCGGCACGATGAACACGGGCAGAATCGCCGTCCTCGAGGAAGGTGTAAAGTATCAGCAGATTGCCATACCACCCGAGGAGGCGCAGTTCCTTGAGACGAGGAAGTTCCAGATTGACGAGATTGCACGTCTCTATCGTGTACCGCCGCATATGGTCGGGGATTTGGAGAAGTCCAGTTTCTCAAATATCGAGCAGCAGTCGCTTGAATTTGTCAAATACACTTTGAATCCGTGGGTCATGCGATGGGAGCAGTCGTTGCAGAAAGCGTTACTATCAGATAAGGAGCAGAAGGACTACTTCATCCGCTTCAACGTGGACGGTCTTCTGCGCGGGGACTACAAGAGCCGTATGGAGGGCTATGCCATCGGGCGACAGAACGGATGGCTCTCGGCGAACGACATCCGCAGCCTTGAGGACATGAATCCGATTGAATCCGCAGAGGGCGGCGATCTCTATCTTATCAACGGGAATATGACAAAACTGAGGGACGCAGGACTCTTTGCGGGTCAGCAACAGGAGGGAGAAAACGATGAAGCGTAAATTTTGGAACTGGGTGCGGAACGAGGGAGAGAAGCGTATCTTGCTTCTGGATGGTGAAATCTCAGACGAGACGTGGTGGGGCGATGAAATTACACCCCAGATGTTCCGCTCTGAGTTGAATGCCGCCGAGGGAGATATTGACCTCTGGATCAACTCGCCGGGCGGGGACTGCTATGCGGCGGCACAGATCTACAATATGCTTATGGAGTATAAGGGAAACGTCAATGTCAAGATTGATGGGATTGCGGCTTCTGCTGCATCCGTTGTCGCTATGGCAGGATCAACGGTTGAGATTTCTCCCTTGGGGATGTTGATGATTCACAATCCAATGACTGTTTCCATCGGGGATACACATGAGATGGAGCGGACGATCACGTTCCTTGCCGAAATCAAGGAGAGCATTATCAACGCCTACGAACTCAAGACGGGATTGTCCCGTGCGAAGATTTCAAGGCTCATGGATGCCGAGACGTGGATGAACGCCAAGAAGGCGGTGGAGCTTGGATTTGCGGATTCCGTTCTCTATGCGGACGCACAGCGTCCTGTGACCGATACGGCAGACGGGCTGATCTTCTCCCGTGCCGCCGTCACGAACTCCCTGCTCTCGAAATTCGGACAGGGGACACACAATGTCGATGCAGAGCCGCTCAAACGACGGCTCTTTTCTATTTCACACTAACGGAGGGACAAACACATGGATAAGATCATGGCAATGCGCGAGAAGCGTGCAGAAATGTGGGAACAGGCGAAGCAGTTCCTTGATGAACACGAGAAGGATGGCCGCCTTACGGCAGAGGACGCCAAGGCATACGAGCAGATGGAGAACGAGGTGCTTGCGCTCGGCAAGGACATCGAGCGCATGGAGCGTCAGGCAATTCTCGACGCACAGCTCGCAAAGCCTGTGACGGCAGCAATCACCAATACACCGGGCGCAGGATTCGCTTCCGAAAAGACAGGTCGTGCAAGCGAGGCATACCGTGCGGCGATGCTCAAGGCACTCCGCACGAACTTCCGTCAGGTGGAGAACGTCCTGCAGGAGGGGACGGATGCCAGCGGCGGTTATCTCGTTCCAGAGGAATATGACAAGCGTCTCATCGACGTACTCACTGAAGAGAACGTCCTGCGTCCGCTTGCAACGACGATCACGACGAGTGGGGAGCACAAGATCAACATCGCCGCCACAAAACCTGCGGCATCGTGGATTGAGGAAGGTGCGCCACTCACCTTCGGGGACGCGACCTTCGACCAGATCGTCCTCGACGCGCACAAGCTCCACGTTGCGGTCAAGGTGACGGAGGAGCTGCTCTATGACAATGCCTTCAACCTTGAGAACTATCTCATTGGGCAGTTCGGCAAAGCACTCGGCAACGCAGAGGAGGACGCATTCCTCAATGGCGACGGAACGCACAAGCCGAAGGGGCTTCTCATCTCGGCAAAGACATCCGTCACCACGGCGGCGGCAGACATCAAGGCGGACGAACTCGTGACGCTCGTCTACAGCCTCAAGCGCCCCTACCGCAAGAACGCAGCATTCATCGTCAACGACCAGACGCTTGCAAGCATCCGCAAACTCAAGGATGCCAACGGAGCGTATTTCTGGCAGCCGTCCTACCAGATGGGCGAACCCGACCGTCTGCTCGGCTATCCCGTGTACTCATCGGCATATATGCCCGCTGTCGAGGCGGGCAAGACCGTCATCGCATTTGGCGATTACTCCTACTACAACATCGGGGATCGCGGCACCCGTGCTCTGCAGGAACTCAAGGAGTTGTTTGCGGGCAACGGCATGGTCGGCTACGTCATGAAGGAGCGTGTGGACGGGAAGCTCGTTCTTGAGGAAGCGGTGCAGACGCTCAAGATGAAGGGCTGATGAAATCTGCGGCAAAGAGGGGAGGTGGTTCTATGCTTGTGCCGCTTACAGCAGTCAAGCAGTATCTTAGGATTGACGGAGATGAGGAAGA
This window encodes:
- a CDS encoding phage portal protein: MNLFSKLFRSRDKPYNHLGGLSFLFGQTAAGKAVNERTAMQTTAVYACVRILAESIAGLPLHVYAYKGQGKERVPEHPLYFLLHDAPNPEMTSFVFRETLMSHLLLWGNAYAQILRDGRGRVLGLYPLLPDKMEVSRDSRTGELYYTYTRSTEENPNFADKGQIRLRREDVLHIPGLGFDGLVGYSPIAMAKNAIGIALATEEYGAAFFKNGARPGGVLEHPGVLKDPSKLRESWHAVYGGTMNTGRIAVLEEGVKYQQIAIPPEEAQFLETRKFQIDEIARLYRVPPHMVGDLEKSSFSNIEQQSLEFVKYTLNPWVMRWEQSLQKALLSDKEQKDYFIRFNVDGLLRGDYKSRMEGYAIGRQNGWLSANDIRSLEDMNPIESAEGGDLYLINGNMTKLRDAGLFAGQQQEGENDEA
- a CDS encoding DUF5049 domain-containing protein; the protein is MNEKVFAQIMDIRDSGRVNMFDIPAVQRMAFKMEFYELICFIERDRAAYIRFILTGEE
- a CDS encoding virulence protein, yielding MKVNYNIQKEERKAMVGIISKVLGEKPVYCGAPTFSYKIGAFEITKDGSLCFDDVTDEATVERVRTALREEGFMSEDWENETSCAATGADAPSRTEAADDEPTPTETVVEEPAPMEAVMAEPDEDSLSISLPRSLFTETSLQNLDALLRSKGRLIRHAFDIREATYTLTDDRITFAWLHGSITDETAKAYAEFISKLCLMARTQKRVTAKEKIVDNEKYAFRCFLLRLGMIGSAYKESRKILMQNLTGSSAFKSGHRKGDERHAVSE
- a CDS encoding gamma-glutamylcyclotransferase family protein produces the protein MMKMKTKIYIAYGSNMDERQMAFRCPEAELLGTGLLEGWRLMFKGSKTGAYATIEKEKGLTVPILLWRISEKDEERLDRYEGFPSFYYKRTIQATRTGANDEDLGKTRGMVYIMHEERKLGVPSIHYLEVLAKAYEKFGFDEEILGEAYDYSDREPEKVPPESLPCLW
- a CDS encoding amidoligase family protein; protein product: MKAETARQIADMKRQTIGVEVEMYGITRRDAAGIAADFFGTGRFADTAHRNGYCTWSAWDAKGREWKFQRDVSIDAAGSAEQTELVTPILRYEDIERLQELLRRLRRAGAKSNPAHMCGVHIHIGKGDHTAKTLRNLANLMASHESLLIAAMRIDQSRIGRYCRTVDRNFLDRLNREKPQTMEELADIWYEGNCAAHGRGHHYNGSRYHCLNLHATFTKGTIEFRLFQFANPTAERKGGIHAGEIKSYIQLCLALSEMAKTVRTASPKEPQRENPKFAMRTWLMRLGFIGGEFATARDILTRNLAGDAAFRFGRSIPSA
- a CDS encoding head maturation protease, ClpP-related; translated protein: MKRKFWNWVRNEGEKRILLLDGEISDETWWGDEITPQMFRSELNAAEGDIDLWINSPGGDCYAAAQIYNMLMEYKGNVNVKIDGIAASAASVVAMAGSTVEISPLGMLMIHNPMTVSIGDTHEMERTITFLAEIKESIINAYELKTGLSRAKISRLMDAETWMNAKKAVELGFADSVLYADAQRPVTDTADGLIFSRAAVTNSLLSKFGQGTHNVDAEPLKRRLFSISH
- a CDS encoding DUF4314 domain-containing protein; translated protein: MRFPSKEQIAALRERYPRGTRVELLGMDDPQAPPKGTMGEILRVDDAGQLLVRWETGSSLSLIPGVDSFRIMQKGGRS
- a CDS encoding terminase large subunit, translated to MRKLTDYTPTKFMAKDSRYDADAADYAVGFIECLCHTKGTWAEKPFELIDWQERIIRDIFGILKPNGYRQFNTAYVEIPKKQGKSELAAAVALLLCCGDGEERAEVYGCAADRQQASIVFEVAADMVRMCPALGKRVKILASQKRMVYLPTNSFYQVLSAEAYSKHGFNIHGVVFDELHTQPNRKLFDVMTKGSGDARMQPLYFLITTAGTDTQSICYETHQKAKDILEGRKIDSTFYPVIYGAKEDEDWTDPEVWKRSNPSLGITVGIDKVQAACDSARQNPAEENSFRQLRLNQWVKQSVRWMPMDKWDACAMPVDAESLEGRVCYGGLDLSSTMDITAFVLVFPPTEEDEPFAVLPYFWIPEENIDLRVRRDHVPYDVWEKQDFLMTTEGNVVHYGFIEAFIEKLGEKYNIREIAFDRWGAVQMVQNLEGMGFAVVPFGQGFKDMSPPTKELMKLTLEKKIAHGGHPVMRWMADNIFIRTDPAGNIKADKEKSTEKIDGVIALIMALDRAIRCGNDASESVYDERGILLL
- a CDS encoding phage major capsid protein, whose translation is MDKIMAMREKRAEMWEQAKQFLDEHEKDGRLTAEDAKAYEQMENEVLALGKDIERMERQAILDAQLAKPVTAAITNTPGAGFASEKTGRASEAYRAAMLKALRTNFRQVENVLQEGTDASGGYLVPEEYDKRLIDVLTEENVLRPLATTITTSGEHKINIAATKPAASWIEEGAPLTFGDATFDQIVLDAHKLHVAVKVTEELLYDNAFNLENYLIGQFGKALGNAEEDAFLNGDGTHKPKGLLISAKTSVTTAAADIKADELVTLVYSLKRPYRKNAAFIVNDQTLASIRKLKDANGAYFWQPSYQMGEPDRLLGYPVYSSAYMPAVEAGKTVIAFGDYSYYNIGDRGTRALQELKELFAGNGMVGYVMKERVDGKLVLEEAVQTLKMKG